The following proteins come from a genomic window of Lycium ferocissimum isolate CSIRO_LF1 chromosome 4, AGI_CSIRO_Lferr_CH_V1, whole genome shotgun sequence:
- the LOC132053690 gene encoding LOW QUALITY PROTEIN: pentatricopeptide repeat-containing protein At1g04840-like (The sequence of the model RefSeq protein was modified relative to this genomic sequence to represent the inferred CDS: inserted 2 bases in 2 codons): MEGQYPAIDMRFIHLLSFFFLICCFRRYCLINQFLFQNESNWQAQSFQIFQNTKKSYENLNETHLISLIHTCKNXLQLQQIHAHIIRQNLSSNSRIITQLISSASLHKSINYALSIFHCFHDPNLYLFNALIRGLKDNSCFEKSILYFKLMLKVNVTPDRLTYPFVLKSVKQKGLGGVVHCGVLKMGLEYETFVRVCLVEMYVKVELVDLALQLFDESPERNKVETVLLWNVAINGCCKTGRVSKALALFEEMPVRNAGSWNTLLSGLLRNGEVDKAMEIFDGMERNEKNVVSWTCVINGLTLNGLHQKALDLFLKMVEEGTKPNGLTVVSALSACAKTGALEEGRKIHDNISNNGLHLNTVVGNALLDMHAKCGYIESASLVFGGLKEKDICTWSIMIWGWAIHGHIDEALTCFEQMRLAGIKPDGVSFLAVLTGCSHAGRVDQGLQIFDSIQRECSIEPTMKHYAAVVDLLGRAGRFDEAFKFIESMPLEPDYVIWGALISACRAHKNIEMAKVASEKLLQLGPKHAGGYVFLSNVYAGAGRWDDVERVRSSMKNKNVEKDPGWSSMEVDGQLHTFVAGDNAHTRKQEIYSKLEEIITGAKQQGYKPETEWVLHNVDEEEKEGAXGKYSEKLALAFGLISTGPGVVIVIVKNLRVCGDCHSLMKYVSWMSQRVIVLRDIKRFHHFKDGVCSCKDYW, from the exons ATGGAAGGGCAGTACCCTGCCATTGATATGCG TTTTATTCAtttactttcatttttcttcctcaTTTGTTGCTTTCGTCGTTACTGCCTAATAAATcaatttttgtttcaaaatgaaAGTAATTGGCAAGCTCAAAGTTTCCAGATCTTCCAAAATACTAAAAAATCATATGAGAATTTGAATGAAACTCATTTGATATCTCTAATACACACTTGCAAAA ACCTTCAACTCCAACAAATCCATGCACATATTATTCGTCAAAACTTGTCATCCAATAGCAGAATTATTACCCAGCTTATATCTTCAGCTTCTTTACACAAATCCATTAACTATGCACTGTCTATTTTTCATTGTTTTCATGATCCAAATTTGTATTTATTCAATGCTTTGATTAGAGGATTAAAGGACAATTCTTGCTTTGAAAAGTCAATTTTGTATTTTAAGCTAATGCTTAAGGTAAATGTTACACCTGATAGGCTTACGTATCCCTTTGTGTTGAAATCAGTAAAGCAAAAAGGACTTGGCGGTGTTGTTCATTGTGGGGTTTTGAAAATGGGTTTGGAGTATGAAACGTTTGTGAGGGTTTGTTTGGTTGAAATGTATGTGAAAGTTGAGTTGGTTGATCTTGCACTGCAACTGTTCGATGAAAGTCCCGAGAGAAATAAAGTCGAGACTGTGCTTTTGTGGAACGTTGCGATTAATGGATGTTGTAAAACAGGGCGGGTGAGTAAGGCGTTGGCGTTGTTTGAAGAAATGCCGGTGAGGAATGCGGGTTCTTGGAATACTTTGCTTAGCGGGTTGTTGAGGAATGGGGAAGTGGATAAAGCAATGGAAATTTTTGATGGGATGGAGAGGAATGAAAAGAATGTTGTTTCTTGGACTTGTGTGATTAACGGGTTAACGCTAAATGGATTGCACCAAAAGGCGTTggatttgtttttaaagatgGTGGAAGAAGGTACGAAGCCGAATGGTCTAACTGTTGTATCTGCTCTTTCAGCTTGTGCAAAAACTGGGGCACTAGAAGAAGGGAGAAAGATTCATgataatatttcaaacaatgGGCTCCATTTGAACACAGTGGTTGGTAATGCCTTGCTTGATATGCATGCAAAATGCGGGTATATTGAGTCTGCAAGCCTGGTTTTTGGTGGATTGAAGGAGAAGGATATCTGTACGTGGAGTATAATGATATGGGGTTGGGCAATTCATGGACATATAGATGAAGCTCTTACGTGTTTTGAACAGATGAGATTGGCTG GAATCAAACCTGATGGAGTTTCTTTCCTTGCTGTTTTAACTGGATGCTCTCACGCTGGACGGGTGGATCAAGGTCTTCAAATCTTTGATAGCATACAGCGCGAGTGCTCAATTGAGCCCACTATGAAGCATTATGCTGCAGTAGTAGATCTACTTGGCAGGGCTGGCCGATTTGATGAGGCCTTTAAATTTATTGAAAGTATGCCCCTGGAGCCAGATTATGTGATTTGGGGTGCACTTATTTCTGCTTGCAGAGCTCACAAGAACATTGAAATGGCAAAAGTTGCATCAGAGAAGCTACTGCAGCTTGGGCCAAAGCATGCTGGGGGCTATGTGTTTCTGTCTAATGTTTATGCAGGAGCAGGGAGATGGGATGATGTAGAAAGAGTTAGGAGTTCaatgaagaacaaaaatgtTGAGAAGGATCCTGGATGGAGTTCAATGGAGGTGGATGGTCAATTGCATACATTTGTTGCTGGTGATAATGCTCATACACGCAAGCAGGAGATATACtcaaaattggaggaaattatTACAGGAGCTAAACAACAAGGTTACAAGCCGGAAACTGAGTGGGTGCTTCATAACGTTGATGAGGAAGAGAAGGAAGGGG TTGGAAAGTATAGTGAAAAGTTAGCACTTGCTTTTGGGCTCATTAGTACTGGTCCTGGTGTGGTCATTGTGATTGTGAAGAACCTTAGAGTGTGTGGGGACTGCCATTCTCTAATGAAGTATGTCAGCTGGATGAGTCAAAGGGTGATTGTGTTAAGAGATATAAAGAGATTCCACCATTTCAAAGATGGAGTTTGTTCCTGTAAAGATTACTGGTGA